The Calliopsis andreniformis isolate RMS-2024a chromosome 7, iyCalAndr_principal, whole genome shotgun sequence region TCTGTATATTCAGTTTCATTTGGCTTATAATAAGCCACTCCAGAAATGGTTACAAAAACACTAGTTTTGGAATTTACTATAGCTTCACTTAAAGATTTTGTTGTTTTTACCCGACTATTTATAACATTTTGCTTAAATCCTTCTGACCACCGCTGTTTTAGATCAAGTACATTTTGTCCAGCAACATTAATTACAGCAGTTGTGTCTTCCGGTAAACCATGACATTCTAAATCATGCTACAGATATATCACTTTTGGATATTGTTAAGCATGTATAGTAGAAATACAGCACGTAACTTGTCTTACCCATGACATTCGATTAGGTCCAGGCATTCGAGAAATGCATGTGCATCGAACACCTTGGCGAGATAATGCATTGATTATTTGCGTTCCGATAAAACCTGTACCACCACCTGAGACAATTACATAACCTCGTTTGTAATATAACCTAACAACAATCGAGCCACTATTTTCTACAAATTATCATTGAAAACTTGTTAAACGAGAATAAACTCGCCTATAACAACGTGCTGCAGTGCCATGTTACCGAAAAAgtgaaaatattagaaaatgaaACACGTATTATGGTATTAACGTTTTCTTCTTCGTAGTTCGACCAACACAAAAAACCAATAAACCGTTCACACTATATAACCACGTGCTACTATGTATTtacatctatatatatatatatatgcattAATGGCAATGCAGTAGCTTTGTCGTATTTTGGAATACTACACAGGCACAGAATTGACAGTTTTCTTAATACATAAGTACAATTGCTTTTCGGAAATGTTTACATCGATACGAAATATCGTTATCTTTCGTAGTATCAAATACACACGCGTATATATAAGAGAGTATAGTCAGGAGGTTAATTTCTACATGCTAATCTGACATGCACTTAAAGATATACATTGTATTGTAGTATCCAATATCAATTGCAGATTTTCAAGAGTAATTATCCAAAAAGAATATTTTCGGGAATTCAACCGACTGGAACTATTCATCTAGGGAATTACCTGGGTGCTATACAAAAATGGGTGCAATTACAGGATAGCGGAGAAAATGTCATTTGGAGCATTGTAGATATGCATTCTATTACTTTATCCCATGTAAGAGATTTACAATCACTTGATTTGTAGCAGTATATTTTCTTTATGTTTTGTTGGTCggtaagaaaaaaataaatttaagcAAATTAAGAGTAAATGTCCTAGGATCCAAAGGAATTATatgaaaatgtattaaaaatgaCAGCAACTTTACTGGCTTGTGGTATAGATCCAAAGAAGAGTATATTATTTCAACAATCTACTGTACCAATGCATACTGAATTATGTTGGGTCCTTGGATGCATAACAACCTTAGCAAGATTAGCACGTCTACCTCAATTCAAAGAAAAGAGTGAAAAGCTAAAGAATGTCCCTCTTGGTTTATACATATACCCCATCTTACAGGCAGCTGATATATTACTGTACAGGTAAACATTTTGCAAAAACATTAAATTCAAACATTAGACAGTTTTCATTGCGTCCTGGAAAATTTATGATGCTTAGTGTCTTTCTTGTGAAACAGAAATGTGTGTTCAATAAAATTATACATTGTAGAGCAACTCATGTTCCTGTTGGACAAGATCAACAACAACATATTCAGTTGGCACAAGAGTTAGCTATTTCTTTCAAT contains the following coding sequences:
- the Trprs-m gene encoding tryptophanyl-tRNA synthetase, mitochondrial isoform X1, with translation MFTSIRNIVIFRSIKYTRVYIREYSQEIFKSNYPKRIFSGIQPTGTIHLGNYLGAIQKWVQLQDSGENVIWSIVDMHSITLSHDPKELYENVLKMTATLLACGIDPKKSILFQQSTVPMHTELCWVLGCITTLARLARLPQFKEKSEKLKNVPLGLYIYPILQAADILLYRATHVPVGQDQQQHIQLAQELAISFNNKFGDTFPIPHSLINDNASQRIRSLRDPSKKMSKSSTDSKSKIQVLDEPDILLERLKKAITDCTSEVTYEPEKRPGIANLIAIHSMLTGKTPNQICLEVQGLDTGKYKLLLADVVIEKLSPIREEFSKLIKEPMYLREVLQDGTEKATEIATDCWHQVRNHVGFGNDILYLNTKTVQNAMCEI
- the Trprs-m gene encoding tryptophanyl-tRNA synthetase, mitochondrial isoform X2, translating into MFTSIRNIVIFRSIKYTRVYIREYSQEIFKSNYPKRIFSGIQPTGTIHLGNYLGAIQKWVQLQDSGENVIWSIVDMHSITLSHELYENVLKMTATLLACGIDPKKSILFQQSTVPMHTELCWVLGCITTLARLARLPQFKEKSEKLKNVPLGLYIYPILQAADILLYRATHVPVGQDQQQHIQLAQELAISFNNKFGDTFPIPHSLINDNASQRIRSLRDPSKKMSKSSTDSKSKIQVLDEPDILLERLKKAITDCTSEVTYEPEKRPGIANLIAIHSMLTGKTPNQICLEVQGLDTGKYKLLLADVVIEKLSPIREEFSKLIKEPMYLREVLQDGTEKATEIATDCWHQVRNHVGFGNDILYLNTKTVQNAMCEI